From the genome of Halomonas sp. MCCC 1A13316, one region includes:
- a CDS encoding HPF/RaiA family ribosome-associated protein yields the protein MQTPLEITYQHVSRSEWIDEYIRSRVAKLEQFNHDIVSCRVVIEQTQNPHKTGNPYRALVEVNLPAKGELVAEKSDKVTDPQVQLRPIIRNAFEAMEKQLKKQTAKRDGKVKHHNDEPIPPVATVVRLFEKDGYGFIKSLSGEEFYFHRNSVLHGDFERLTVGTRVRFEPDEGEKGLHASTVQVIDKPGVGGAADGEDDLDMPAGWEQDTGTRH from the coding sequence ATGCAAACACCCTTGGAAATCACCTATCAGCACGTGTCACGCTCCGAATGGATCGACGAGTACATTCGGTCGCGTGTGGCCAAGCTCGAGCAATTCAATCACGATATCGTCTCCTGTCGTGTGGTCATCGAGCAGACCCAGAATCCCCACAAGACGGGCAACCCCTATCGTGCGCTCGTCGAAGTGAACCTGCCGGCCAAGGGGGAGCTCGTCGCCGAGAAGAGCGACAAGGTCACCGACCCCCAGGTCCAGTTGCGCCCGATCATCCGTAACGCCTTCGAGGCGATGGAGAAGCAGCTCAAGAAGCAGACCGCCAAGCGTGATGGCAAGGTCAAGCATCACAACGACGAGCCGATCCCCCCGGTAGCGACCGTGGTGCGCCTATTCGAGAAGGATGGCTATGGCTTCATCAAGAGCCTGAGCGGCGAGGAGTTCTATTTTCACCGCAATTCGGTGCTGCATGGCGACTTCGAGCGGTTGACCGTGGGTACCCGGGTACGCTTCGAACCCGACGAAGGCGAGAAAGGGCTGCACGCCAGCACGGTTCAGGTCATCGACAAGCCGGGGGTAGGCGGTGCGGCCGATGGCGAGGACGATCTCGACATGCCCGCCGGCTGGGAGCAGGACACCGGCACCCGCCAC
- the grxD gene encoding Grx4 family monothiol glutaredoxin, giving the protein MSTTIENIQRQIGENPILIYMKGTPQLPQCGFSAQTVQALMSCGERFAFVNVLDNPDIRAELPKYANWPTFPQLWVEGELVGGCDIVGELHQSGELEKLVKEAAARAKANEEGGDA; this is encoded by the coding sequence ATGAGCACTACCATCGAGAACATCCAGCGTCAGATCGGTGAAAACCCCATCCTTATCTACATGAAGGGCACTCCCCAACTGCCGCAGTGCGGCTTTTCCGCCCAGACCGTGCAGGCCCTGATGTCCTGTGGCGAACGCTTCGCCTTCGTCAACGTGCTGGATAATCCGGACATTCGCGCAGAGCTGCCCAAGTACGCCAACTGGCCCACCTTCCCTCAGCTGTGGGTGGAAGGTGAGCTGGTGGGTGGTTGCGACATCGTCGGCGAGCTGCACCAGAGCGGCGAGTTGGAAAAGCTGGTGAAGGAGGCGGCGGCACGTGCCAAGGCCAACGAGGAGGGCGGCGACGCCTGA
- the argF gene encoding ornithine carbamoyltransferase → MATRHFLTLLDLSPEESHYLIQRAITIKNRLRAQGPTYAPFTNRTLAMIFEKSSTRTRVSFETAMAHFGGHALFLSPRDTQLGRGEPIEDTARVLAEMVDIVMIRTFCHAGLESYAAASSVPVINALSDDYHPCQLLADVMTWTELRGSVRGRTAVWIGDGNNMCHSWINAARQFDFKLRVCCPKGYEPRQDILEAAGDRITLLHDPAEATVGADLVTTDVWASMGQEEEQAKREADFAGFQVDEAMLDRARPDVLFLHCLPAHRGEEISETLLDDPRAVVWQEAGNRLHAQKALIEFLLLGRVDH, encoded by the coding sequence ATGGCGACACGCCATTTTCTGACCCTGCTGGACCTGAGCCCAGAAGAATCGCACTACCTCATCCAGCGCGCCATCACGATCAAGAACCGCCTGCGCGCCCAGGGGCCGACCTATGCTCCGTTCACCAACCGCACGCTGGCGATGATCTTCGAGAAATCCTCCACGCGCACCCGGGTCTCGTTCGAAACCGCCATGGCCCACTTCGGCGGCCATGCGCTGTTCCTCTCGCCGCGCGACACACAGCTCGGTCGCGGAGAGCCGATCGAGGATACCGCAAGGGTGCTGGCGGAGATGGTCGACATCGTGATGATTCGTACCTTCTGCCATGCCGGCCTCGAGTCATACGCCGCCGCCAGCTCGGTGCCGGTGATCAATGCACTCTCCGATGACTATCACCCCTGCCAGTTGCTGGCCGATGTGATGACCTGGACCGAGCTACGCGGCAGCGTGCGCGGGCGCACGGCGGTATGGATCGGCGATGGCAACAACATGTGCCATTCATGGATCAACGCCGCGCGCCAGTTCGACTTCAAGCTGCGTGTGTGTTGCCCCAAGGGTTACGAACCGCGCCAGGACATCCTCGAGGCCGCCGGCGATCGCATCACACTGCTGCACGATCCCGCCGAGGCGACGGTCGGAGCCGATCTGGTCACTACCGATGTCTGGGCCTCGATGGGCCAGGAAGAGGAACAAGCCAAGCGCGAGGCGGATTTCGCCGGCTTTCAGGTCGATGAGGCCATGCTGGACCGCGCCAGGCCCGACGTACTGTTCCTGCACTGCCTGCCCGCCCATCGCGGCGAGGAGATCAGCGAGACGCTGCTTGACGACCCGCGGGCGGTGGTTTGGCAGGAAGCCGGTAACCGCCTGCATGCCCAGAAAGCACTGATCGAATTCCTGCTGCTGGGGCGGGTCGACCACTGA
- a CDS encoding bifunctional diguanylate cyclase/phosphodiesterase → MTPREKGGARPPRRRWSACQASLLYAAVMVLLLAVMSWALVDRHDRELQTARERTQAKAELVAEWATAAFSRTDDTLSGLANHFALSLKDEENVWMADAFETLLSQRQQSLPFLEVLGIISHTGTSLYTTQMGKLGYDDPEARAFLRRFLQSREQVLSAVYWNPELNGRRMLYLRRMFDAEGYFTGVAAAHLDLLYFNQTLEALQLGPGDNITFIDDEMRLIARRPGLQGLTANEVLGMRIESSEVAELMQDGAGRSMVITSPLDDERRLFSMARVEGLPFAVVVGDSLNHVLSGWRDKVVLLVLGWLVVAVMGWFLLRHYRRLARTEKELYRSEKDLRRINESLQAELDIAALAFDTHMGMFITDSSGAIRKVNSTFERITGYRAEEVLGENPRILNSGRHDADFYRTMWTSIHEKGSWHGEVWNRRKNGDIYPQWVTISAVRNEGGKASHYVATLSDISLRRAAEQEVHRLAFYDPLTGLPNRRMLLDRLTQAMQAWANHEQQGALMFIDLDGFKHINDTLGHQVGDELLQIMAERIVEVSRESQLVARLGGDEFVILAPELGSTIEATSQQVERIATRLLAKLAEPCQLGERRHLLSGSIGITLLVDGAEDAEACLQQAEMAMYQAKQAGRNIWRFFDPSMQAVAVRRAMLESDLRQAVRRNELRLHYQVQVDSQDRVTGVEALLRWLHPEYGMVPPGDFITIAEESYLIVSLGDWVLETACRQLAEWTDLPNLAGLSMAVNISPLQFQQPDFVDRLGAILEQTGAPSDLLKLELTENLFMDEPDAVRDTMQRIKALGVRFSLDDFGTGFSSLSYLNRLPLDQLKIDQSFVRPLFEDAANAVICASIIDLGRNLGLEVIAEGVETQAHHDWLARQGCHAFQGYLYGRPVAIDILREKLKEAVCPAES, encoded by the coding sequence ATGACGCCAAGAGAGAAGGGAGGCGCCCGTCCGCCGCGTCGGCGCTGGTCGGCTTGTCAGGCTTCACTGCTCTACGCTGCCGTGATGGTATTGCTGCTGGCCGTAATGAGCTGGGCGCTCGTGGATCGTCACGATCGTGAGCTACAGACGGCGCGCGAGAGAACCCAAGCAAAAGCAGAACTCGTGGCTGAATGGGCGACCGCGGCATTTTCACGAACCGATGACACCCTGAGTGGTCTGGCCAATCATTTCGCGCTTTCCCTGAAGGACGAGGAGAACGTCTGGATGGCCGACGCCTTCGAAACCCTGCTGTCGCAGCGCCAGCAGAGCCTGCCATTCCTTGAAGTCCTGGGTATCATCAGCCATACCGGCACGTCGCTCTATACCACGCAAATGGGCAAATTGGGGTATGACGACCCTGAGGCACGGGCTTTCCTGCGCCGTTTTTTGCAGAGTCGCGAACAGGTACTCTCCGCCGTCTACTGGAACCCAGAGTTGAATGGCCGGCGCATGCTTTATCTGCGCCGAATGTTCGATGCCGAGGGCTACTTCACCGGCGTGGCTGCCGCGCATCTGGACCTGCTCTATTTCAACCAGACCTTGGAGGCGCTCCAGCTCGGCCCCGGAGATAACATCACCTTCATCGATGACGAAATGCGCCTGATTGCTCGGCGTCCGGGCCTGCAGGGCCTGACTGCCAACGAGGTGCTGGGGATGCGTATCGAGTCATCTGAAGTGGCCGAGCTCATGCAGGACGGTGCCGGTCGCTCAATGGTCATCACCTCTCCTCTGGATGACGAGCGTCGCCTCTTCAGCATGGCGCGAGTCGAGGGGTTGCCTTTTGCGGTGGTCGTCGGCGATAGCCTCAACCATGTCCTTTCCGGCTGGCGCGACAAGGTCGTGCTACTCGTGCTGGGGTGGCTGGTCGTGGCTGTCATGGGTTGGTTCCTCCTGCGCCACTATCGACGCTTGGCCCGTACCGAAAAAGAGCTATATCGCAGCGAGAAGGACCTGCGCCGGATCAACGAGTCGCTGCAGGCGGAGCTGGATATCGCTGCGCTGGCGTTCGATACGCATATGGGCATGTTTATCACCGATTCCAGCGGTGCCATTCGCAAGGTCAACTCCACCTTCGAGCGGATCACCGGATACCGTGCCGAAGAGGTGCTGGGGGAGAACCCGCGCATCCTCAATTCGGGGCGGCACGATGCCGACTTCTACCGAACGATGTGGACCAGCATTCACGAGAAGGGAAGCTGGCACGGTGAGGTGTGGAATCGGCGCAAGAACGGCGACATCTACCCCCAGTGGGTCACCATCAGCGCTGTCAGGAATGAGGGCGGCAAGGCCAGTCATTATGTCGCCACCCTCAGCGACATCTCGCTGCGCCGGGCTGCCGAGCAGGAGGTCCACCGCCTGGCGTTCTATGATCCGCTGACTGGCTTGCCCAACCGGCGCATGTTGCTCGACCGGTTGACCCAGGCCATGCAGGCCTGGGCGAATCATGAGCAGCAAGGGGCGTTGATGTTCATCGATCTGGACGGCTTCAAGCATATCAATGATACCCTTGGCCACCAGGTGGGTGACGAACTGCTGCAAATCATGGCCGAACGTATCGTCGAGGTCAGCCGCGAGTCCCAGTTGGTCGCGCGCCTGGGAGGCGACGAGTTCGTGATCTTGGCTCCGGAGCTGGGTAGCACGATCGAAGCTACCTCCCAGCAAGTGGAGCGCATCGCGACTCGCCTGCTGGCGAAGCTCGCCGAGCCCTGTCAGCTCGGCGAGCGCCGTCATCTACTCTCTGGAAGTATCGGCATTACACTCTTGGTGGATGGCGCCGAGGATGCGGAGGCGTGTCTGCAGCAGGCCGAGATGGCGATGTACCAGGCCAAACAGGCCGGTCGCAACATCTGGCGCTTCTTCGATCCGAGCATGCAGGCGGTAGCCGTGCGACGAGCGATGCTCGAAAGCGACCTGCGCCAGGCGGTACGGCGCAACGAGTTGCGACTCCACTACCAGGTCCAGGTCGATAGCCAAGACAGGGTGACCGGGGTCGAGGCGTTGCTGCGTTGGCTGCATCCGGAGTACGGCATGGTGCCGCCCGGTGATTTCATCACCATCGCCGAGGAGAGCTATCTCATTGTGTCGCTTGGTGATTGGGTGCTTGAGACGGCCTGTCGCCAACTGGCCGAGTGGACTGACTTGCCGAACCTGGCGGGTTTGAGCATGGCCGTCAACATCAGTCCATTGCAATTCCAGCAACCCGACTTTGTCGACCGCCTGGGAGCGATACTCGAGCAGACCGGAGCGCCTTCTGACCTACTGAAGCTTGAGCTGACCGAGAACCTGTTCATGGATGAGCCCGATGCGGTACGTGACACCATGCAACGCATCAAGGCGCTGGGCGTACGCTTCTCCCTCGATGACTTCGGTACCGGCTTCTCTTCGCTGAGCTACCTCAACCGGTTGCCGCTCGACCAGCTCAAGATAGACCAGTCCTTCGTGCGACCGTTGTTCGAGGACGCTGCCAATGCCGTGATTTGCGCATCGATCATTGATCTGGGGCGCAACCTGGGGCTGGAGGTTATCGCTGAGGGCGTGGAAACCCAAGCGCATCACGACTGGTTGGCACGGCAGGGCTGCCATGCTTTTCAGGGCTACTTGTATGGTCGTCCCGTGGCCATCGATATACTACGTGAGAAGCTCAAGGAGGCGGTCTGCCCCGCCGAAAGTTGA
- a CDS encoding OmpA/MotB family protein, whose protein sequence is MLDRSTRDVLHPPVIDGGDGEGWLVSYLDVLTLLITLFVLLLSLAGNGAAIKGNRHGGEASALVTPQAEAVARMVAGTGLEPRHDGLQPHFPGLDIEGVSVTEGQQGITLRIDDNLLFDSGQAILTGQGREVLSRLREVLATFEGDISVEGHTDSIPIATARFPSNWELSSGRAIAVLRYLSELGLPAERLRAVGYAETRPLDSNETPEGRAANRRVELLLHQDAPNA, encoded by the coding sequence ATGCTTGATCGCAGCACGCGAGACGTGTTGCATCCCCCCGTTATCGACGGCGGGGACGGAGAAGGCTGGCTGGTAAGTTATCTGGACGTGCTGACACTGCTCATCACGCTGTTCGTATTGCTGCTCTCGCTGGCCGGCAACGGTGCCGCCATCAAGGGAAACCGACATGGCGGTGAGGCGAGTGCCCTGGTCACGCCGCAAGCGGAAGCCGTGGCTCGCATGGTAGCTGGTACAGGGCTCGAGCCGCGCCATGACGGATTGCAGCCGCATTTCCCCGGGCTCGACATCGAAGGTGTCAGCGTGACCGAGGGACAGCAGGGCATTACCCTGCGCATCGACGATAATCTGCTGTTCGACAGTGGCCAGGCCATACTCACCGGGCAGGGCCGGGAAGTATTGAGCCGCCTGCGCGAAGTGCTCGCGACATTCGAGGGCGACATCTCGGTGGAGGGGCACACCGACAGCATTCCCATTGCTACCGCGCGTTTCCCGTCCAATTGGGAACTCTCTTCTGGACGTGCCATCGCCGTGTTGCGCTACCTGTCCGAGCTGGGTTTGCCGGCCGAGCGCTTGCGTGCGGTGGGCTACGCCGAAACGCGTCCGTTGGATAGCAACGAAACCCCCGAAGGGCGTGCCGCCAACCGCCGCGTGGAACTCCTGTTGCACCAAGATGCCCCGAATGCCTAA
- a CDS encoding motility protein A produces the protein MNPSTIIGMFASIILLVSVLFFTAESPQSFINLPGLAIVLAGTMAATFISYPLKEVLRVVRLVGLVFRRENTYMRDDIKELVDISRLWFKGDVRAVEAALEKARNPFLRTGIQLVIANTKAEEIFDLLRWRIARLKAREHAEAQIFRTMATYAPAFGMIGTLVGLVNMLEVMESGDLHVIGPRMAVALLTTFYGILLANLVFKPIAVKLERRTEERLIAMNMVLEGISLITKRRLPSFIEETLNSFVANYHDEIRDPEVSKRDASNGEAQNA, from the coding sequence ATGAATCCATCTACCATTATCGGCATGTTTGCCAGCATCATTCTGCTGGTCAGCGTGCTGTTCTTCACCGCCGAGTCACCGCAGAGCTTCATCAACCTGCCGGGCCTTGCCATCGTGTTGGCTGGAACCATGGCGGCCACCTTCATCAGTTATCCACTCAAGGAAGTCTTACGTGTGGTGCGTCTGGTGGGCTTGGTGTTTCGTCGGGAAAACACCTATATGCGTGACGATATCAAGGAGTTGGTGGATATCTCGCGGCTATGGTTCAAGGGCGATGTACGCGCCGTCGAGGCGGCGCTGGAAAAGGCACGCAATCCATTTCTGCGTACCGGCATCCAGCTGGTCATCGCCAATACCAAGGCGGAGGAGATTTTCGACCTGCTGCGCTGGCGCATCGCCAGGCTCAAGGCACGCGAGCACGCCGAGGCACAGATATTCCGCACCATGGCCACCTATGCCCCGGCCTTCGGCATGATCGGTACCCTGGTCGGGCTGGTCAACATGCTCGAAGTCATGGAGTCGGGTGACCTGCATGTCATCGGCCCGCGCATGGCGGTGGCGCTGCTGACTACCTTCTACGGCATTCTGCTGGCCAACCTGGTGTTCAAGCCCATTGCCGTGAAGCTCGAACGACGCACCGAAGAGCGGCTCATCGCAATGAACATGGTGCTCGAGGGGATCTCGTTGATTACCAAGCGCCGTCTGCCGTCCTTCATCGAAGAAACCCTCAACTCTTTCGTCGCCAACTATCACGACGAGATTCGCGATCCGGAAGTGAGCAAGCGCGACGCCTCCAATGGAGAAGCGCAAAATGCTTGA
- a CDS encoding EAL domain-containing protein, with the protein MHRCAEKEGHCERCEGPLPFPFTMAFQPIVDLASARITAYEALVRGPGGESAASILAQVTPRLLYRFDQACRIRAIELASRLGMRESLSINFLPNAVYEPTACIQATLAISEQVGWPVERLIFEVTETERVQGQHLRNIIEAYRDMGFVTALDDFGNGFANLDLLVELHPDRLKIDRALVMSCDSDSRRQAILRSLIALGRELDIDLVAEGVETREEALWLARSGITRQQGFFFARPGLERLTPGLEPALGELQRAI; encoded by the coding sequence ATGCATCGATGCGCCGAGAAGGAAGGACATTGCGAACGCTGCGAGGGGCCACTGCCGTTCCCGTTCACCATGGCCTTCCAACCGATCGTCGATCTTGCCTCGGCCCGCATCACCGCCTACGAGGCACTGGTGAGAGGTCCGGGAGGCGAATCCGCGGCCAGCATCCTGGCGCAGGTCACGCCTCGCCTGCTCTACCGATTCGACCAGGCCTGTCGAATCCGCGCCATCGAACTCGCCAGTCGGCTCGGCATGCGCGAGAGCCTGTCGATCAATTTCCTGCCCAACGCAGTTTATGAGCCCACGGCCTGTATTCAGGCAACGCTGGCAATTTCCGAACAGGTCGGCTGGCCGGTCGAGCGACTGATTTTCGAGGTTACGGAAACCGAAAGAGTTCAGGGACAGCATCTGCGCAACATCATCGAGGCCTACCGCGACATGGGCTTCGTGACCGCCCTGGATGACTTCGGCAATGGCTTTGCCAACCTCGACCTGCTGGTGGAACTGCACCCTGACCGCCTCAAGATCGACCGTGCCCTGGTGATGAGCTGCGACAGCGACTCGCGACGCCAGGCCATCCTGCGTTCCCTCATCGCCCTGGGGCGCGAGCTTGACATCGACCTGGTGGCGGAAGGGGTGGAAACCCGTGAGGAAGCCCTGTGGCTTGCCCGCAGCGGCATTACCCGACAACAGGGCTTCTTCTTTGCCCGCCCCGGCCTCGAGAGACTGACCCCTGGCCTGGAGCCGGCTCTGGGGGAATTGCAGCGGGCAATTTAG
- a CDS encoding EAL and HDOD domain-containing protein, with protein MPEQRDHDPFTVALHPIHDASHHHVADRLVYTRQTDTETEEVMAATARALASAVYELGDGGLLGDRTLFVDLPLEWLDRPELLPTPAPRLALGVAEAHTVDAELLVRLDDIRERGYRVIVSTRLLKQDPEAMLGRCDIIVLTSPQDLDEETLERLPARNVKLLVENLDSREELERYQAMGCDYYHGQYLAKPSFIASAPRGRHGNRAAQIRLIRALYEDNNDLNRLHELVVQVPHLHVAILRRANSSYFHRGGKEVDLHRAVQLLGLIELRRLILTLTLSSLQPSSRIVLRMALIRAFMCRNLAAPFPSLDPEDAFTTGLFSMMDALLEEDRQSLLEHLPLGQPIIDALKHQAGPLGAVLTLCENHERQVEEAIDDVPADRLHNCYMNALASTKALMDNL; from the coding sequence ATGCCTGAGCAAAGGGACCACGATCCTTTCACTGTCGCTCTTCATCCGATTCACGATGCCAGCCATCACCATGTGGCGGATCGCCTGGTCTATACCCGGCAAACCGACACCGAAACCGAGGAGGTCATGGCCGCTACGGCCAGGGCACTGGCCAGCGCCGTCTACGAACTCGGAGATGGCGGTCTGCTGGGTGACAGGACGCTGTTCGTCGACCTGCCACTGGAGTGGCTCGACCGCCCCGAACTGCTGCCTACGCCGGCACCGCGCCTGGCGCTGGGCGTTGCCGAAGCGCACACGGTCGATGCCGAGCTGCTGGTACGCCTGGACGATATCCGCGAGCGCGGCTACCGGGTCATCGTATCGACCCGCCTGCTGAAGCAGGACCCGGAGGCAATGCTCGGTCGCTGCGACATCATCGTGCTCACCTCCCCCCAGGACCTCGACGAGGAGACACTGGAGCGGCTCCCCGCACGCAACGTCAAGCTGCTGGTCGAGAATCTCGACAGTCGGGAGGAACTGGAGCGCTATCAGGCGATGGGTTGCGACTATTATCACGGGCAGTATCTCGCCAAGCCCAGTTTCATCGCATCGGCCCCCCGAGGGCGTCATGGTAACCGTGCCGCCCAGATCCGCCTGATTCGCGCGCTGTACGAAGACAACAACGATCTCAACCGGCTCCATGAGTTGGTGGTACAGGTACCCCACCTGCATGTGGCCATCCTGCGCCGGGCCAACTCGAGCTATTTCCATCGCGGCGGCAAGGAAGTCGATCTGCATCGTGCCGTACAACTGCTGGGGCTCATTGAGCTTCGCCGACTGATCCTGACGCTGACTCTGTCCAGCTTGCAGCCCTCGTCTCGCATCGTGCTGCGCATGGCGCTGATCCGTGCCTTCATGTGCCGCAACCTGGCGGCTCCCTTTCCTTCACTCGACCCCGAAGATGCCTTCACCACAGGCCTGTTCTCGATGATGGACGCCCTGCTCGAGGAGGATCGCCAATCCCTCCTCGAACACCTGCCACTGGGGCAGCCGATCATCGACGCCCTCAAGCACCAGGCAGGGCCTCTCGGTGCCGTGCTGACCCTGTGTGAGAACCATGAGCGTCAGGTCGAGGAAGCCATCGACGACGTGCCGGCCGACCGCCTCCACAATTGCTACATGAATGCCTTGGCCAGCACCAAGGCGCTGATGGATAACCTTTAA
- a CDS encoding RNA polymerase sigma factor FliA: protein MYTARGKIEQAELLDEYLPLVRRQALSMQVRLPASIELDDLIQAGTVGLLEAMGRFDSTQGASFATFASQRIRGAMLDELRSRDWLPRSVRRNARAVDEAVRRLEQTLGRAAEETEIAAELDMGLEEYRQLLNDTNSGHLLPFEALMAEGVEPGIEDASIDTAYRQLIDEEKRQQLAEGIEALPEREKLLMALYYQEELNLKEIGVVLGVTESRVCQLHSQAVSRLRVRLTA from the coding sequence ATGTACACAGCACGAGGCAAGATTGAACAGGCAGAGCTGCTGGACGAGTACCTGCCGCTGGTGAGGCGTCAGGCGCTGTCCATGCAGGTTCGGCTGCCGGCGAGCATCGAACTCGACGACCTGATTCAGGCCGGCACGGTAGGGCTGCTCGAAGCCATGGGGCGCTTCGACTCGACCCAGGGCGCCAGTTTCGCCACATTTGCCAGCCAACGTATCCGCGGTGCCATGCTCGACGAGTTGCGCAGTCGGGATTGGCTGCCGCGCAGCGTCAGGCGCAACGCGCGGGCGGTCGATGAAGCAGTGCGGCGCCTTGAGCAGACGCTGGGAAGGGCGGCCGAGGAGACCGAGATTGCCGCCGAGCTCGATATGGGGCTGGAGGAGTATCGGCAGCTGCTCAACGACACCAACAGCGGTCATCTGCTGCCCTTCGAGGCGCTGATGGCCGAGGGGGTCGAGCCTGGAATCGAGGACGCCTCGATCGATACTGCCTATCGTCAGCTCATCGACGAAGAGAAGCGTCAGCAACTGGCCGAGGGCATCGAGGCGCTTCCCGAGCGCGAAAAACTATTGATGGCGCTCTACTATCAGGAAGAGCTCAACCTCAAGGAGATCGGTGTCGTGCTCGGTGTGACCGAGTCGCGGGTCTGTCAGTTGCACAGTCAGGCGGTGAGCCGGCTCCGGGTGCGACTCACCGCCTAG
- a CDS encoding flagellar protein FlhE, whose amino-acid sequence MIRQASAWLAGVVLCGWWVGTAHAAGSWVASAPSLMVVMADRPLSSAALLPPSPELARGQVMGRVGWQYQPPVGSEVNAWLCHPGDCVRLPGPRGHTDLMVGLPADTPLYFQFSLQDRRQRAATLQGLQVIVNHEHLQRP is encoded by the coding sequence ATGATACGTCAAGCGAGTGCTTGGCTTGCGGGTGTTGTCCTCTGTGGCTGGTGGGTGGGTACCGCCCACGCTGCCGGCAGTTGGGTCGCCAGCGCCCCCTCGCTGATGGTGGTCATGGCCGATCGGCCGCTGTCATCCGCAGCCTTGCTGCCACCCTCGCCCGAGCTGGCGCGTGGTCAAGTGATGGGGCGGGTCGGTTGGCAGTATCAGCCGCCGGTCGGCAGTGAGGTGAATGCCTGGCTATGCCATCCGGGAGACTGCGTGCGATTGCCGGGGCCGCGTGGGCACACCGACCTCATGGTGGGGCTGCCGGCCGATACGCCACTGTATTTCCAGTTTTCACTGCAGGATCGCCGGCAACGTGCCGCGACCCTGCAAGGGCTGCAGGTGATCGTCAATCATGAGCACCTGCAACGTCCCTGA